The genomic region GAGGTGGATGGGTATGCCAACCCTGTTGCCTCGTGCGTCACGACCGCGGTCGACGGTCTTTCCGTCACCACCCACTCTGAAAAGCTCTTCAGAATGAGGCAGGATTACCTGAAATTCCTGTTGATCCATCACCCACTGGATTGCCCCGTCTGTGATGCGGGTGGTGAGTGCCGGCTCCAGGACCTCGTATTCGAG from Syntrophorhabdaceae bacterium harbors:
- a CDS encoding 2Fe-2S iron-sulfur cluster-binding protein; its protein translation is MERIRLTINGRAIETEAGKTILQVARENNIYVPTLCFHENLFSIGSCRLCIVEVDGYANPVASCVTTAVDGLSVTTHSEKLFRMRQDYLKFLLIHHPLDCPVCDAGGECRLQDLVFE